In Nitrososphaerota archaeon, the following are encoded in one genomic region:
- a CDS encoding AbrB/MazE/SpoVT family DNA-binding domain-containing protein, with protein sequence MSDLSIDTTRVSEKGQIVIPKEVRDKLGLKAGSKLIIIATSDLMIMQRAELVGERMRAWEIVNRARSLAEKLGLRKLGL encoded by the coding sequence TTGTCGGACCTCTCTATAGATACTACGAGGGTTTCGGAGAAGGGGCAGATCGTTATACCCAAAGAGGTTAGGGATAAGCTTGGGTTGAAGGCTGGGAGCAAGCTGATCATTATTGCTACGAGCGACTTGATGATTATGCAGAGGGCTGAGCTGGTTGGTGAAAGGATGCGGGCTTGGGAGATCGTGAATAGGGCTAGGAGCTTGGCTGAGAAGCTGGGTCTCCGCAAGCTAGGTCTCTAA